A DNA window from Candidatus Hydrogenedentota bacterium contains the following coding sequences:
- a CDS encoding MinD/ParA family protein, producing the protein MADQAQRLRDFVKNHQRGARVMAVTSGKGGVGKTNTSVNLGIALANNGARVVVLDADLGLANVEVLLGLNSLYNLQHVILGERKIAEVLVNGPGDMKVVPGSSGLARMADMGPTARNNVLEGLRELQEEHDFIIIDTMAGIGQNAVAFAAAADEVLLVTTPEPSSIVDAYATIKTIHQTRDDAVFRLVINQVVSEAQAKAVASKLSYVTQQFLGRSLSYLGYIPRDPHVQQSVMQSYPFVLRYPAAPATRCVQELALRLQRQRGDIQENRPGFFRRIAENLGLASNG; encoded by the coding sequence GTGGCCGATCAAGCACAACGACTTCGAGACTTCGTAAAGAATCATCAGCGCGGCGCGCGCGTGATGGCCGTCACCAGCGGCAAAGGCGGCGTCGGAAAGACCAATACGAGCGTGAACCTGGGGATCGCATTGGCGAACAACGGGGCGCGCGTTGTGGTGCTGGACGCGGACCTCGGCCTGGCCAACGTTGAAGTCCTGCTGGGGCTCAACTCGCTCTACAACCTGCAACATGTGATACTCGGCGAACGCAAAATTGCAGAGGTGCTGGTGAACGGGCCCGGCGACATGAAAGTGGTTCCGGGGAGTTCGGGGTTGGCGCGTATGGCCGATATGGGCCCGACGGCGCGCAACAACGTCCTTGAAGGCTTGCGCGAATTGCAGGAAGAACACGACTTCATCATCATCGACACGATGGCCGGCATTGGCCAGAATGCGGTGGCATTTGCGGCTGCGGCCGATGAAGTACTGCTCGTAACGACTCCTGAACCGTCGTCCATCGTCGATGCCTACGCAACCATCAAGACGATTCATCAAACCCGAGACGATGCCGTGTTTCGTCTTGTCATCAATCAAGTGGTCAGCGAAGCGCAAGCGAAGGCCGTAGCGAGCAAACTGTCGTATGTGACGCAACAGTTCCTGGGCCGCAGCTTGTCGTATCTGGGCTATATCCCACGCGACCCGCATGTGCAGCAGAGCGTCATGCAATCGTATCCATTCGTTCTGCGGTATCCGGCGGCGCCTGCAACGCGGTGTGTGCAGGAACTGGCGCTCCGTCTGCAGCGCCAACGCGGCGACATTCAAGAGAACCGGCCCGGGTTCTTCCGGCGTATTGCGGAAAACCTGGGGCTAGCAAGCAACGGGTAG
- the flhF gene encoding flagellar biosynthesis protein FlhF produces the protein MTQEFHRFRGSTFDDAYTLMRRKLGDDAVVIRTTHVREGGVLGFLGKKLVELTASAPVARKEFPTRSLGAAERKYANTLSGNLAPAPRTVPPAAKENAPVGSDETVADSVAYFRQLVSEAQRRIASQPAPRPVESAEAAPSPVVPFKRPQPAPNMTDVLRREIADLRQLVEMLVAETPGANVPTEYASHYKMLLDAGVSRKIAAALLAAAVRDSDREVMRNPRVFAERLANEVQRQVRVTGGIAVTAGTCRRIALVGATGVGKTTNLAKLAARYAVRERMQVALITADTYRVAAPEQLRVFANIIGIPMTVVNDAKEMASAIAAFHSYDLVLIDTAGGSQFNKGQLRELREMLVAGDPHEIMLMLAANTQLDDQQQIVSNFAPLSPSSVFYSKLDETRRYGTLFSMSAECGLPISYLSVGQNVPDDLVLAQSDIVTELVLKGRSTRVGTLYGR, from the coding sequence ATGACCCAGGAGTTCCATCGATTCAGGGGATCGACGTTTGACGACGCGTACACCTTGATGCGCCGGAAGCTTGGAGATGACGCTGTCGTGATTCGAACTACGCATGTGAGGGAGGGTGGCGTGCTGGGTTTCCTTGGAAAGAAGCTCGTAGAACTGACTGCATCGGCCCCGGTCGCGCGGAAAGAGTTTCCGACGCGGAGTCTTGGCGCGGCGGAGCGCAAATACGCCAACACGCTTTCGGGCAATCTGGCTCCTGCGCCACGTACCGTCCCTCCCGCCGCCAAGGAGAACGCCCCGGTTGGTTCGGACGAAACCGTGGCCGACAGCGTGGCGTATTTCAGGCAATTGGTGTCGGAAGCGCAGCGCCGCATTGCCTCGCAACCTGCGCCGAGGCCGGTGGAGTCCGCCGAGGCCGCGCCATCTCCAGTAGTCCCGTTTAAGCGCCCCCAGCCCGCGCCCAACATGACGGATGTACTTCGCCGGGAAATCGCGGACTTGCGGCAGTTGGTCGAGATGCTGGTGGCGGAGACTCCCGGCGCGAACGTGCCAACCGAGTACGCCTCGCACTACAAGATGCTGCTTGATGCCGGGGTGTCGCGCAAGATAGCAGCGGCCTTGTTGGCAGCTGCGGTGCGCGATAGCGATCGTGAAGTGATGCGCAATCCGCGCGTGTTTGCGGAGCGGCTCGCGAATGAGGTTCAACGGCAAGTGCGAGTGACGGGAGGAATCGCGGTCACCGCGGGCACGTGCCGCAGGATTGCGCTCGTGGGAGCGACCGGAGTCGGAAAGACGACGAACCTCGCCAAATTGGCGGCACGGTATGCCGTGCGCGAACGGATGCAGGTCGCGTTGATTACGGCCGACACCTATCGCGTGGCGGCCCCGGAACAGCTTCGCGTATTCGCGAACATCATCGGCATTCCGATGACGGTCGTGAACGACGCGAAGGAGATGGCGAGCGCTATCGCGGCGTTTCATTCGTACGATCTTGTGTTGATTGACACGGCGGGCGGCAGCCAGTTCAACAAGGGGCAATTGCGGGAGTTGCGCGAAATGCTCGTGGCGGGTGATCCGCACGAAATCATGTTGATGCTTGCGGCAAACACCCAATTGGACGATCAACAGCAGATTGTCTCGAACTTCGCGCCGTTGTCGCCCTCTTCGGTGTTCTACTCGAAGCTGGACGAGACGCGCCGCTACGGCACGCTCTTCTCGATGTCTGCCGAATGCGGCTTGCCGATCAGTTATCTCAGCGTGGGACAGAACGTTCCCGACGACTTGGTTTTGGCGCAATCCGATATCGTTACCGAGCTGGTCTTGAAGGGCCGCTCGACGCGAGTCGGAACTTTGTACGGAAGGTAG